In the genome of Flexistipes sinusarabici DSM 4947, one region contains:
- the istA gene encoding IS21 family transposase, which produces MLQIEDIRNMYFNKGKNVSEICRETGFDRKTVNKYLEKENWTEVKLPLPEVRGSKLDAYKPEIDRWLEDDRRIRRKQRHTAKRVFDRLREKYPDFECSYRTVASYVSEKKQEIYNPKQSYLPLEHKAGEAQIDFGKADFVEKGVPFFGSYLSVSFPNSNGGYLQLFKGENFECLAQGLRNIFEHMGGVPHRHWYDNLSPVVKDILKGKDRNLTESFIRFREHYGFESAFCNPASGHEKGNVENKVGYLRRNLLVPVPEFSDLEEYNRELLVRCDKDMKREHYRKGEFISSLFEEDLKALNPLPTRVFEAESYEHVRVDAYGKFTLNDGKHTYSASPRLAGGRAVVVKSHNNIKVLDKNMKEVVVHNRLYGEERQESMDWLPYLSQLSKKPGALKYTGIYKMLPCSIRSWLDKVSPGEKSSALKMLASMTKESGFDVAVKSLENALSCNASDFESISSVYRSIISRMPELKPVSLSPDVPELRKVDSDFSKYDRLFNSEVGHVSN; this is translated from the coding sequence ATGTTACAAATTGAAGATATCAGAAATATGTACTTTAACAAAGGCAAGAATGTGTCGGAAATATGCAGAGAAACCGGCTTTGATCGCAAGACAGTAAACAAGTATCTTGAGAAAGAGAACTGGACAGAAGTAAAGCTGCCGTTACCGGAAGTCAGGGGATCGAAGCTTGATGCGTATAAGCCTGAGATAGACAGATGGTTAGAAGATGACAGAAGAATAAGGCGCAAACAAAGGCATACAGCCAAAAGGGTATTTGACAGATTGAGGGAAAAATATCCTGATTTTGAGTGCAGCTACCGGACAGTAGCGAGTTATGTATCAGAGAAGAAGCAGGAGATTTACAACCCTAAGCAGTCGTACTTACCTTTAGAGCATAAAGCGGGTGAAGCCCAGATAGACTTCGGTAAGGCTGACTTTGTAGAAAAAGGTGTACCGTTTTTTGGCTCTTATCTGAGCGTATCATTCCCCAACAGCAATGGCGGTTATCTGCAGCTTTTTAAGGGGGAGAACTTTGAATGCCTTGCCCAGGGATTGAGAAATATTTTTGAACATATGGGCGGTGTCCCCCATAGGCATTGGTATGACAATTTATCCCCTGTAGTTAAAGATATCTTAAAAGGCAAAGACCGTAATTTGACAGAATCATTTATAAGATTCAGGGAACATTACGGATTCGAGTCAGCATTCTGCAATCCGGCTTCCGGTCATGAGAAGGGAAATGTAGAGAATAAAGTTGGTTATTTAAGGCGTAATCTTCTTGTTCCCGTTCCGGAGTTTTCAGATTTGGAAGAGTACAACCGTGAGCTGCTGGTAAGGTGTGACAAAGATATGAAGCGTGAGCATTACCGTAAAGGGGAATTTATCTCCAGTCTTTTTGAAGAGGATTTGAAAGCACTCAATCCGCTGCCTACCAGAGTTTTTGAGGCGGAGAGTTATGAGCATGTAAGAGTTGATGCTTACGGCAAATTTACATTGAATGACGGTAAACACACCTATTCAGCCTCTCCACGCCTTGCAGGTGGTAGAGCTGTAGTAGTAAAGAGCCATAACAATATCAAAGTGCTTGATAAAAATATGAAGGAGGTGGTTGTTCACAATAGGCTTTATGGAGAAGAGAGACAGGAATCTATGGATTGGTTACCATATCTCAGTCAGCTCTCAAAGAAGCCTGGTGCCCTGAAATATACGGGTATTTATAAAATGCTCCCCTGTTCTATCAGGAGTTGGCTTGATAAAGTATCACCGGGGGAAAAATCTTCAGCACTAAAAATGCTTGCAAGTATGACTAAGGAGTCGGGGTTTGATGTGGCAGTAAAATCCCTGGAAAATGCATTGTCATGCAATGCCAGTGATTTTGAGAGTATATCCTCTGTTTACAGGAGTATAATCAGCAGGATGCCTGAGCTTAAGCCGGTAAGTCTGTCACCTGATGTTCCTGAATTGAGAAAGGTTGATTCTGATTTCAGTAAATATGACCGATTATTTAATAGCGAGGTTGGTCATGTCAGTAATTGA
- a CDS encoding indolepyruvate ferredoxin oxidoreductase subunit alpha gives MKKVNINTEKCKGCGLCIDVCPKNILQFSNRFNESGYNYVECIDDESCIVCKSCAVVCPDLVFTLNKPAKQGAGNG, from the coding sequence ATGAAAAAAGTTAACATAAATACTGAAAAATGCAAAGGGTGCGGACTATGTATAGATGTCTGCCCAAAAAATATTTTACAATTTTCAAATAGATTTAATGAATCGGGATACAACTATGTCGAATGCATAGACGATGAAAGCTGCATAGTTTGTAAAAGCTGTGCTGTCGTGTGTCCGGATCTCGTTTTTACACTTAATAAGCCTGCAAAGCAAGGAGCTGGAAATGGCTGA
- the vorB gene encoding 3-methyl-2-oxobutanoate dehydrogenase subunit VorB: MAEKILMKGNEAIAEAAVRAGLKGYFGYPITPQNEITAYMSARMPELERAFVQAESEVAAINMVYGAASTGERCMTTSSSPGIALMQEGISYMCGAEVPAVIVNITRGGPGLGNIGPSQCDYNQATRGGGNGDYDLIVYAPHTVQEAVDLTYRSFEISEKYRNPVIILGDGALGQMAETVILPPFKEKGETDEGWELTGAKSRDPRSVKSLRLAEGTLLEHNLHLEKKFKLISRNETEYSYEEGAYDVLVVAFGTAARVAKTALKNLKEKGDNVGLFRPVTVHPFPYEELRHAASQSKKILVVEMNRGQMLFDVRLSVQNDEKIDFAGKPGGETFSSEEIENKILSCLK, from the coding sequence ATGGCTGAAAAAATACTAATGAAAGGAAATGAAGCAATTGCTGAAGCTGCCGTTAGAGCTGGATTAAAAGGATACTTTGGCTATCCAATAACCCCTCAGAATGAAATAACAGCATACATGTCAGCAAGGATGCCCGAGCTTGAAAGAGCTTTTGTGCAGGCAGAAAGTGAAGTAGCAGCTATAAATATGGTTTATGGAGCAGCATCAACCGGTGAGCGCTGTATGACTACGTCATCAAGCCCCGGTATAGCTCTTATGCAGGAAGGTATTTCCTACATGTGTGGAGCAGAAGTTCCTGCTGTTATTGTGAATATTACCAGAGGCGGCCCCGGACTGGGAAATATCGGCCCCAGTCAGTGCGATTACAATCAGGCCACACGGGGCGGCGGTAACGGTGATTATGACCTGATTGTTTACGCTCCTCATACAGTACAGGAGGCTGTGGATTTGACATACAGATCCTTTGAGATATCCGAAAAATACAGAAACCCTGTAATAATTCTGGGTGACGGTGCATTGGGACAGATGGCGGAAACGGTTATTTTACCGCCTTTTAAGGAAAAAGGAGAAACTGATGAAGGCTGGGAGTTAACCGGCGCAAAATCAAGGGACCCCCGCTCTGTTAAATCGTTAAGACTGGCCGAGGGTACACTGCTGGAGCACAACCTTCATTTGGAAAAGAAGTTTAAGCTTATAAGCAGAAATGAAACAGAGTACAGTTACGAGGAAGGCGCATATGATGTCCTTGTGGTGGCTTTTGGAACAGCTGCAAGGGTTGCCAAAACAGCTCTGAAAAATTTGAAAGAAAAGGGGGATAATGTTGGACTGTTCAGACCTGTGACTGTTCATCCATTCCCATATGAAGAGCTTCGACATGCTGCATCCCAATCGAAAAAAATACTGGTTGTTGAAATGAACAGAGGGCAGATGCTTTTTGACGTAAGATTATCTGTTCAGAATGATGAGAAGATAGATTTTGCAGGCAAGCCGGGCGGGGAAACATTCAGCTCTGAGGAAATTGAAAATAAAATACTTTCCTGCCTGAAATAA
- a CDS encoding thiamine pyrophosphate-dependent enzyme has protein sequence MTVAFKKPESLLDAKTIYCPGCGHGVIHRLVGETLDELDLRGKTVGVAPVGCAVLLYDYFNTDIIEAPHGRAPALATGIKRVKSDLTVFSYQGDGDLASIGMGEIVHAAGRGENITIIFVNNANYGMTGGQMAPTTLPEQVTTTTPKGRKTATDGFPFKMAELIAGLDAPVFSARVKITDPKNINKAKKAIKYAFGLQKENKGFSFVEILSACPTNWGKTPAEAVKWVGDAMESYYPLGVFKDIGGEE, from the coding sequence ATGACAGTTGCTTTTAAGAAGCCTGAAAGTCTTCTTGATGCGAAGACAATATACTGTCCGGGATGCGGGCATGGTGTAATACATAGACTGGTTGGCGAAACTCTGGACGAGCTTGATCTCAGGGGAAAAACAGTCGGGGTTGCGCCGGTTGGCTGTGCGGTTCTGCTTTACGACTATTTCAATACGGATATCATTGAAGCCCCCCACGGAAGGGCTCCGGCCCTTGCCACAGGAATTAAAAGGGTGAAAAGCGATTTGACTGTTTTCAGCTATCAGGGAGACGGAGACCTTGCATCCATAGGCATGGGTGAAATAGTGCATGCGGCCGGAAGAGGTGAAAATATAACGATTATTTTTGTAAATAACGCCAATTACGGCATGACGGGCGGGCAGATGGCACCGACGACATTGCCCGAACAGGTTACCACAACAACTCCGAAAGGAAGAAAGACAGCTACTGACGGGTTCCCCTTTAAAATGGCTGAGCTTATAGCTGGCCTTGATGCCCCTGTTTTTTCAGCAAGGGTGAAGATTACTGACCCGAAAAATATTAACAAAGCTAAAAAAGCTATTAAATATGCCTTTGGTCTTCAAAAGGAAAACAAAGGGTTTTCTTTTGTTGAAATACTTTCTGCATGTCCCACCAACTGGGGTAAAACACCTGCTGAAGCCGTTAAGTGGGTGGGCGATGCTATGGAAAGTTATTACCCGCTCGGAGTATTTAAAGATATCGGGGGGGAAGAATAA
- a CDS encoding 2-oxoacid:acceptor oxidoreductase family protein, with protein MYFDCIMAGHGGQGILSAGMILAHMAVHSDLHVTWFPSYGAEQRGGTANCAVVISSEEIGSPIISNPLYGLIMNYPSLVKFQPKFKKNAKAVVDLSLVSEEYLTREDVTFYGINATKTANELGSPKISNMVMIGGLLKVSKLFDIDVAKDMLKSALSKRHHDLLPLNREALQKGFDGIKEV; from the coding sequence ATGTATTTTGACTGTATAATGGCCGGTCACGGCGGACAGGGGATATTAAGTGCGGGTATGATTCTGGCACATATGGCAGTTCACAGCGACCTGCATGTGACATGGTTTCCGTCTTACGGAGCCGAACAAAGGGGCGGTACGGCAAACTGTGCTGTTGTGATTTCCAGTGAGGAAATAGGCTCTCCGATAATATCCAACCCTCTTTACGGACTTATTATGAACTACCCTTCTCTTGTTAAGTTTCAACCTAAATTCAAAAAAAACGCCAAAGCGGTGGTTGACTTATCTCTGGTTTCGGAAGAATATTTAACCAGAGAGGATGTTACCTTTTATGGAATAAATGCTACTAAAACTGCTAATGAGCTGGGCAGTCCGAAAATTTCAAATATGGTGATGATAGGAGGTCTCTTGAAGGTCTCAAAGCTTTTTGATATTGATGTTGCCAAAGATATGCTGAAAAGTGCATTGAGCAAAAGACATCATGATCTTCTTCCGCTAAACAGGGAAGCCCTCCAGAAAGGTTTTGACGGTATAAAAGAGGTGTAG
- a CDS encoding acylphosphatase, whose product MPRYEIIVKGRVQGVGFRAFTESIADKLGIKGYVKNLPDGTVEVVAEGDERALKELCSSLKAGPSMAYVDDLDIIEKEYTGEFRGFSVKF is encoded by the coding sequence ATGCCGAGATACGAGATTATTGTTAAGGGCAGAGTACAGGGGGTTGGTTTTAGAGCTTTTACTGAAAGTATAGCTGATAAACTGGGAATTAAAGGCTATGTAAAAAACCTGCCTGACGGAACGGTTGAAGTAGTTGCTGAAGGGGATGAGCGAGCATTGAAAGAATTATGTAGCAGTCTGAAAGCCGGCCCGAGTATGGCGTATGTAGATGATCTTGACATTATTGAAAAGGAATACACAGGTGAATTCAGGGGTTTTTCGGTTAAATTCTGA
- the thiC gene encoding phosphomethylpyrimidine synthase ThiC — MTQLEAAKKGRITPEMEIAAKHEGLAAEEIRKKIAEGVAVIPKNINHDFKNIMAIGKGLKTKINANIGTSGDCPSIEREERKLEVALKYGTDSVMDLSTGGDLNEARLGILEKSTVMVGAVPLYAVAAKMADEDIPTHRMDGEELLKSIDEQCRQGIDYITVHCGVTKESVKRMDASDRVCGIVSRGGSILADWIRKNGKENPLYEYFDELLEIAYKYDVTLSLGDGFRPGSIADATDRPQIDELIILGELSKRAYEKNVQIIIEGPGHVPLDQIETNMKLQKSLCNDAPFYILGPLPTDIAPGYDHITSAVGGAIAASAGADFLCYVTPAEHLCLPDEDDVREGVIASKIAAHIADISKGVKGALQRDIKMSEYRKNLDWEGMFKTSVDPEKARSRFRQNMDINSCTMCGKLCAVKIDQK, encoded by the coding sequence ATGACACAACTGGAAGCTGCAAAAAAGGGCAGAATTACACCTGAAATGGAGATTGCCGCTAAACATGAAGGCCTGGCTGCTGAGGAAATTAGAAAGAAAATAGCCGAAGGCGTGGCCGTAATCCCCAAAAATATAAACCATGATTTTAAGAACATTATGGCTATAGGTAAGGGTTTAAAAACAAAGATAAATGCCAATATCGGCACAAGTGGTGACTGCCCTTCCATAGAGAGAGAGGAGCGAAAACTTGAGGTTGCCCTGAAATACGGTACTGACAGTGTGATGGATCTTTCAACGGGCGGTGATCTCAATGAAGCCAGGTTGGGTATACTTGAAAAATCCACTGTGATGGTGGGTGCGGTGCCTCTTTATGCAGTGGCTGCAAAAATGGCGGATGAAGATATTCCAACCCACAGGATGGACGGTGAAGAACTTCTCAAATCGATAGATGAGCAATGCCGGCAGGGGATAGATTACATAACGGTTCACTGTGGTGTTACAAAAGAATCTGTAAAAAGGATGGATGCAAGTGACAGGGTTTGCGGCATTGTCAGCCGGGGGGGTTCAATTCTCGCTGACTGGATAAGGAAAAACGGTAAAGAAAATCCGTTATATGAATATTTTGACGAGCTGCTTGAAATTGCTTACAAATATGATGTTACATTGAGTCTTGGTGACGGCTTCAGGCCGGGCTCAATAGCGGATGCTACAGACAGACCCCAGATTGATGAATTAATTATTTTGGGTGAGCTTTCCAAAAGGGCTTATGAAAAAAATGTTCAGATAATAATCGAAGGTCCGGGCCATGTCCCCCTTGACCAAATTGAAACTAATATGAAATTGCAAAAAAGTCTGTGCAATGATGCTCCTTTTTATATCCTGGGGCCACTGCCCACGGATATTGCACCGGGATATGACCATATAACCAGTGCTGTTGGTGGGGCAATTGCTGCATCCGCCGGAGCTGATTTTCTGTGTTACGTTACGCCCGCCGAGCACCTCTGTCTGCCGGATGAAGATGATGTCAGGGAAGGTGTCATTGCTTCTAAAATAGCTGCCCATATCGCTGATATTTCAAAAGGTGTGAAAGGGGCTTTGCAGAGGGATATTAAAATGAGCGAATACAGAAAGAATCTGGATTGGGAAGGTATGTTTAAAACTTCGGTAGATCCTGAAAAAGCCAGATCCAGATTCAGACAGAATATGGATATCAATTCATGTACAATGTGTGGTAAATTATGTGCAGTAAAAATAGATCAGAAGTAG
- the thiE gene encoding thiamine phosphate synthase, with protein sequence MCSKNRSEVADFLKLYLIFESSMLKLPLDEFMEQVIKGGITAFQLRDKNVPARKRVENGKKAAEFCKVNNIPFIVNDRLDIARILTADGVHLGDKDIPLDIAGNKFGEFFYGYSCNNSDDVKHAASCNAAYIGIGPIFDTSTKRDLREILDKGKIRELAFAADIPSVGIGGINKTNVDSLKNTGLNGIAVVSAICASENPYRETRILRELVEDL encoded by the coding sequence ATGTGCAGTAAAAATAGATCAGAAGTAGCAGATTTCCTAAAACTTTATCTTATTTTTGAGAGCTCCATGCTCAAGCTTCCCCTTGATGAATTTATGGAGCAGGTGATTAAAGGGGGGATAACTGCTTTTCAGCTTCGGGATAAAAATGTACCGGCACGCAAAAGAGTGGAAAACGGGAAAAAAGCTGCAGAATTTTGCAAAGTTAACAATATTCCCTTTATTGTGAATGACAGACTTGATATAGCCAGGATATTGACAGCAGACGGGGTGCATCTGGGAGATAAGGACATACCGCTTGATATTGCCGGGAATAAGTTCGGTGAATTTTTTTACGGATATTCATGTAACAACTCCGATGATGTTAAGCATGCTGCTTCGTGCAATGCCGCATATATCGGTATAGGGCCTATCTTCGATACTTCAACCAAAAGGGATTTAAGGGAGATTCTGGATAAGGGGAAAATAAGGGAATTAGCTTTTGCGGCAGATATTCCGTCGGTGGGTATAGGCGGCATTAACAAAACAAATGTGGATTCGCTGAAAAATACCGGTTTAAACGGTATTGCCGTTGTTTCTGCCATATGTGCGTCTGAAAATCCTTATCGGGAAACGCGAATACTCAGAGAGCTTGTTGAGGATTTATGA
- the thiL gene encoding thiamine-phosphate kinase: MKEFEFIKLLKEKCKGCGSTPGIGDDAALFDNFLVAKDIVCEGIHFLKATPAEHVVLKVFSANISDIAAMGGTPKYVLLGIAVPKAREGEKKNIIEAIKKSAGLYDVEVIGGDTASASNDLFVSLTVIGKKGRFLLSRSGAGKGERVYLSRPLGLARISLEKELGADFDIDAFKHYKMMAEKELGEVLGNVGTVTSCIDISDGLGRDASHLSEESGVKIVIEEKRLPFSHLKQFDVDKVDYFINSGEEFALLFTAKKEHAVDSYLKDNGFEVHDIGYTQKGSGVFLSNGAKRISISSKGYEHK; encoded by the coding sequence ATGAAAGAGTTTGAATTTATTAAATTATTGAAGGAAAAATGTAAGGGATGTGGTTCAACGCCGGGGATCGGGGATGATGCTGCGCTTTTCGATAATTTTCTTGTGGCAAAGGATATTGTTTGTGAGGGGATACACTTCTTAAAAGCCACTCCAGCGGAACATGTTGTTTTGAAGGTATTTTCAGCAAATATCAGCGACATTGCCGCTATGGGGGGAACTCCAAAATATGTTCTGCTGGGAATTGCTGTCCCCAAAGCAAGGGAAGGTGAGAAAAAGAATATAATCGAGGCAATAAAAAAATCAGCCGGTCTGTATGATGTTGAGGTTATTGGAGGAGACACCGCCTCTGCCTCAAATGATCTTTTTGTTTCATTGACCGTTATAGGTAAAAAGGGGCGTTTTTTACTCTCCAGAAGCGGAGCGGGGAAAGGTGAAAGAGTATATCTTTCCAGACCGCTGGGGCTGGCACGTATTTCCCTTGAAAAAGAACTCGGTGCCGATTTTGATATTGATGCTTTTAAACACTATAAAATGATGGCAGAGAAGGAACTTGGAGAAGTTCTGGGTAATGTGGGTACTGTTACAAGCTGTATAGATATAAGCGACGGGCTTGGCAGGGATGCTTCTCATTTGAGCGAAGAAAGCGGTGTGAAAATAGTTATAGAAGAAAAGCGGCTTCCGTTTTCACATCTTAAGCAGTTTGATGTGGATAAAGTTGATTATTTCATTAATTCCGGAGAAGAATTTGCCCTTCTTTTTACAGCAAAAAAGGAACACGCCGTTGATAGCTATCTCAAAGATAACGGATTTGAAGTGCACGATATTGGTTACACGCAAAAAGGCTCCGGTGTATTTCTGTCCAACGGAGCGAAACGGATAAGCATATCATCAAAAGGTTATGAGCACAAATAA
- a CDS encoding MBL fold metallo-hydrolase → MTVENIIWHGHDTFEIRGKNVNIFTDPFQLTAKSKADIILVTHSHHDHCSPDDIAKLLKNDTEIAASQDCKSKINGSVTAMKPGDSVEIKGINIEAVHAYNIGKDFHPKENNWLGFIFDLDGTKYYLAGDTDFIPEMKNLDDIDIAFIPVSGTYVMTAEEAVEAALAINPKLAIPMHYGAIVGSESDASLFKDKLEGKIPVKILDKI, encoded by the coding sequence ATGACAGTTGAAAACATTATTTGGCATGGGCACGATACTTTTGAAATCAGAGGAAAGAATGTAAATATTTTTACGGATCCTTTTCAACTGACTGCTAAAAGCAAGGCTGATATTATTTTGGTTACTCATTCACATCATGATCACTGCAGTCCTGATGACATTGCCAAACTGTTAAAAAATGATACGGAAATTGCCGCTTCACAAGATTGTAAAAGTAAAATTAACGGCAGTGTTACGGCAATGAAACCCGGTGACAGCGTTGAAATAAAGGGGATAAACATTGAAGCAGTGCACGCTTACAATATCGGGAAAGACTTTCACCCCAAAGAGAATAACTGGCTGGGCTTTATCTTTGATTTGGACGGCACCAAATATTATCTGGCCGGGGATACGGACTTTATCCCTGAAATGAAAAATTTAGACGATATAGATATAGCTTTTATCCCTGTAAGCGGCACATATGTTATGACGGCTGAAGAAGCTGTAGAAGCAGCCCTTGCAATCAACCCAAAACTGGCTATCCCCATGCACTACGGTGCTATTGTCGGCTCAGAAAGTGACGCTTCACTGTTTAAAGATAAGCTGGAAGGGAAGATACCGGTAAAAATTCTTGATAAAATTTAA
- a CDS encoding YigZ family protein: MYTVIKEGYGEYEVKKSKFISYVVPYENFEGKLEHLKTEHPKARHIVWAYRHLQEDQQIDENCTDDGEPKNTSGKPTLNILYHNDIINTAVFTVRYFGGILLGTGGLVKAYTESANRALNDATVIDTAKLYKKPVKIGYDKINHLEYLAGIYYLKIVKREFLGTYVIFTLQGQKEVIDRLEMEVGK; the protein is encoded by the coding sequence ATGTATACGGTGATAAAAGAAGGCTATGGGGAATACGAGGTAAAAAAGTCAAAGTTTATATCATACGTTGTTCCTTATGAAAATTTTGAAGGTAAACTCGAGCATCTGAAAACGGAGCATCCCAAGGCAAGGCATATTGTCTGGGCGTACAGGCATCTGCAGGAAGATCAGCAGATAGATGAAAACTGTACGGATGACGGAGAGCCGAAAAATACTTCCGGCAAACCCACCCTGAATATTTTATACCATAATGACATAATAAATACGGCTGTTTTTACCGTCCGATATTTCGGTGGTATACTTCTGGGAACCGGAGGGCTTGTAAAAGCGTACACCGAGAGTGCAAACCGGGCACTTAACGATGCAACGGTAATTGATACTGCAAAACTCTATAAAAAACCTGTAAAAATAGGATACGATAAAATCAACCATCTGGAATATCTCGCCGGCATATATTATCTGAAGATTGTGAAAAGGGAATTTTTAGGCACCTATGTTATTTTTACGCTGCAGGGACAAAAAGAGGTGATAGATCGTCTTGAAATGGAAGTGGGGAAGTAA
- a CDS encoding glycogen-binding domain-containing protein, with protein sequence MKEFLISQFIDNELDLREKKLFVENVHNEEEFYEETISSLDFEMVMKNKVSEIETPRLNIPKAKKTLSYKNLTRFTQLLAASIIIIFALSIFSNQPATQKAEKFVSYRFVIYKPEAEKVEISGEFTDWKPLKLNKVSQSGYWEAEVKLKPGEYKYFYLINDKKVVADPTSIYKVEDGFGNKNSILKVNA encoded by the coding sequence ATGAAGGAGTTTTTAATTTCCCAATTTATAGACAATGAGCTTGATTTAAGAGAGAAAAAACTGTTTGTGGAAAATGTGCACAATGAGGAAGAGTTTTACGAAGAAACAATATCCTCGCTTGATTTTGAGATGGTAATGAAAAACAAGGTTTCGGAAATTGAAACACCCCGTCTGAATATTCCGAAAGCAAAAAAGACACTGTCTTATAAAAATCTCACACGCTTCACACAACTGCTTGCCGCTTCTATAATCATTATTTTTGCCTTGAGTATTTTCAGTAATCAACCGGCTACTCAAAAAGCAGAGAAATTTGTGAGTTACAGATTTGTAATATACAAGCCGGAAGCTGAAAAAGTGGAGATATCCGGGGAATTTACCGACTGGAAGCCGTTAAAATTAAATAAAGTAAGTCAGAGCGGATACTGGGAAGCTGAAGTAAAACTCAAGCCCGGTGAATACAAATATTTTTATCTGATCAACGACAAAAAAGTTGTTGCTGATCCTACTTCAATATATAAAGTAGAAGACGGATTCGGCAACAAAAACAGTATATTGAAGGTTAATGCATGA
- a CDS encoding RNA polymerase sigma factor has protein sequence MTFDKFYSETKDGFFKYLYYLCSDYETASDIFQESYFRIYQKYQDNPNKGLLYKIGRNAFLDTKRKKKEIYVEQDFLSSFKDEHNNVSSPKEEDVLEKMLAKLDDETRHIFTLKIINDMKYREIAEITGHSEANIKVIIHRARKTLKKHFQEV, from the coding sequence ATGACTTTTGATAAATTTTACTCGGAAACCAAAGACGGTTTTTTCAAATATCTGTATTATCTCTGCAGTGACTATGAAACAGCCAGTGACATATTCCAGGAAAGTTACTTCAGAATATATCAAAAATACCAGGATAACCCAAACAAAGGACTGTTATACAAAATAGGCAGAAACGCTTTTCTGGATACAAAACGCAAAAAAAAAGAGATATATGTGGAGCAGGACTTTTTGTCCTCCTTTAAGGATGAACACAATAACGTATCATCGCCCAAAGAGGAAGATGTCCTTGAAAAGATGCTTGCAAAGCTGGACGATGAAACGAGGCATATTTTCACCCTTAAAATCATTAATGATATGAAATACAGGGAAATCGCCGAAATAACCGGGCATTCCGAAGCTAATATAAAGGTTATAATACACAGAGCCAGGAAAACTCTGAAAAAACACTTCCAGGAGGTTTAG
- a CDS encoding DMT family transporter: protein MDNLKAKGIILAATGVFIISFDALLVRIAYTNVWNIIFWRGIFMGISLTAFLIFRDGFNRLLDFRSNWFKTLLSSAIFVVSGAGFVLSVENTTVANTVVILSMAPLFAALFTRIFLGEPVKSKTWIAMIISLIGVIIIFQDSLGSLNLKGDIIAVITAASMGLNLTFLRKNPELKRTPIVCISGFMLGFAFLPLAAPFDMGVNSYVVLGIMGLFQMPMAMIFMASATRYITSPEASMFQLIESVLGPVWVWLAIGEKPPEATFIGGAIILLTLFVHSYTELKRRKSKPDILQ from the coding sequence ATGGACAATCTCAAGGCCAAGGGAATAATACTGGCGGCCACCGGTGTTTTTATAATAAGCTTTGATGCCCTTCTTGTCAGAATAGCCTACACAAATGTTTGGAATATTATATTCTGGCGGGGAATCTTTATGGGGATTTCACTCACTGCTTTTCTCATTTTCAGAGATGGTTTTAACAGACTTCTGGATTTCAGAAGCAACTGGTTCAAAACTCTTCTGTCTTCAGCAATTTTTGTTGTCAGCGGTGCCGGGTTTGTTCTGTCTGTTGAAAATACAACTGTCGCCAATACTGTTGTTATTCTCAGTATGGCTCCGCTTTTCGCTGCGCTTTTCACAAGAATCTTTCTGGGAGAACCGGTTAAAAGTAAAACGTGGATTGCCATGATAATCTCACTTATAGGCGTTATAATAATTTTTCAGGATTCTCTGGGAAGTTTAAATTTAAAGGGGGATATCATAGCTGTCATCACAGCCGCTTCCATGGGTCTTAATCTCACATTTCTGAGGAAAAATCCGGAATTGAAAAGAACTCCGATTGTCTGTATCAGCGGCTTCATGCTGGGATTTGCTTTTCTGCCGCTGGCCGCACCTTTTGATATGGGTGTTAATTCTTATGTTGTGCTTGGAATTATGGGGCTTTTTCAAATGCCCATGGCAATGATTTTTATGGCAAGCGCCACAAGATATATTACTTCACCGGAAGCCAGCATGTTCCAACTGATAGAATCTGTGCTTGGACCTGTCTGGGTTTGGCTTGCAATTGGTGAGAAACCGCCGGAAGCTACTTTCATCGGTGGCGCAATAATACTTCTTACACTTTTTGTTCACTCTTATACCGAACTAAAACGCAGAAAATCCAAGCCGGATATTCTCCAATAA